Proteins from a genomic interval of Quercus lobata isolate SW786 chromosome 11, ValleyOak3.0 Primary Assembly, whole genome shotgun sequence:
- the LOC115966394 gene encoding receptor-like protein EIX1 has protein sequence MSKTDQITLANVYEQMVVFTKGREYVYETTIYLVHSLDLSGNNLSGEVPDNITSLLKLGIVNLSMNHLTGKIPESIGNLRSMESLDLSRNQLFGPIPQSLSSLTFLSCLNLSFNNLSREIPSENQLQTINDPSIYQGNSLLSGPFLSTRCPGEDADPEAKPNGGGNIGADKNDEDRPESLSFYISIIAGFIFGFCGVCGAQLLKHHRGKLTFKSLII, from the coding sequence ATGAGCAAAACTGATCAAATCACTCTTGCAAATGTTTATGAGCAGATGGTGGTATTTACTAAAGGAAGAGAATATGTGTATGAAACTACTATTTATCTTGTCCATTCCTTAGACCTATCAGGAAATAATCTGTCAGGAGAAGTACCTGATAATATAACAAGCCTCTTAAAATTGGGCATCGTGAATCTCTCTATGAATCACTTGACAGGAAAAATTCCTGAGAGCATTGGAAACTTAAGAAGTATGGAATCACTTGATCTCTCAAGAAACCAACTTTTTGGTCCCATTCCTCAAAGCTTGTCATCCTTGACATTCTTGAGTTGCTTGAATTTGTCATTTAACAACTTGTCTAGAGAAATTCCATCTGAGAATCAACTTCAAACCATCAATGACCCGTCCATCTACCAAGGTAATTCTTTACTCTCTGGACCTTTTCTTTCAACAAGGTGCCCTGGGGAAGATGCTGATCCTGAAGCAAAACCCAATGGAGGTGGTAATATAGGAGCAGATAAGAATGATGAAGACAGACCTGAGTCACTATCGTTCTACATTAGCATTATAGCTGgctttatttttgggttttgtggagtTTGCGGAGCACAGTTGTTAAAACATCATAGAGGCAAGCTTACTTTCAAATCTTTAATCATTTGA